Proteins from one Chthoniobacterales bacterium genomic window:
- the dnaX gene encoding DNA polymerase III subunit gamma/tau, translated as MSYQVFARKYRPQVFEEVLGQDSVVRTLRNAIKSDRLAHAYLFVGPRGVGKTSTARIFAKALNCAKGPTATPCGECDPCREIAAGNSLDVLEIDGASNNSVEQVRELRENVRFLPAHGKFRIYLIDEVHMLSTAAFNALLKTLEEPPAHVKFLFATTEAHKLPATIISRCQRFDLQPIRDDVAAAHLLAIAKKEKVALDPAAADVIARAAEGGMRDAESMLDQVVSFCGEKVTEKDVLSIFGFASAAQVAELAGHVLSGDAAAALDLVAAQAEEGKDLGRLLADLVALCRDLLVSEVTAKEMPGRRGELLAPLRGRFPARKLTGLLEIFSAAEAGLRFSPDKKLPLELAVVKGIQLLHTADLDEVLETLAILRGGAPAPAAATRKAAAPAPAKPAAIAKPEPAAPQSSHRADLSVKDAWVKVVAEISARHTIRSAWLEEAQEITEEDGVLRVIFPASAARQIKAPYAKDQAQLVSQLWEKNTGRNVVFRPEATGADTLKAAPAAAASSADDFENDPGIEAAIELFGATLEKEESQ; from the coding sequence GTGAGCTACCAGGTTTTCGCCCGCAAATACCGCCCGCAGGTGTTCGAGGAGGTTCTCGGGCAGGACAGCGTGGTTCGCACACTGCGCAACGCGATCAAGTCGGACCGCCTTGCGCATGCCTACCTTTTCGTCGGTCCGCGCGGGGTGGGGAAGACATCGACAGCGCGCATCTTTGCCAAGGCGTTGAATTGCGCGAAAGGGCCGACCGCCACGCCTTGCGGGGAGTGCGATCCCTGCCGCGAGATCGCCGCCGGCAACAGCCTCGACGTGCTTGAGATCGACGGCGCGAGCAACAACAGTGTCGAGCAGGTGCGCGAACTGCGGGAAAACGTCCGCTTTCTTCCCGCGCACGGCAAATTCCGCATCTACCTCATCGACGAGGTCCACATGTTGAGCACGGCGGCTTTCAACGCCTTGCTCAAGACGCTGGAGGAACCTCCGGCGCATGTGAAATTCCTCTTTGCCACCACCGAAGCGCACAAGTTGCCGGCCACCATCATCAGCCGCTGCCAGCGCTTCGATCTCCAGCCGATCCGCGACGATGTGGCGGCCGCGCATCTGCTGGCCATCGCGAAGAAGGAAAAGGTGGCGCTTGATCCGGCGGCGGCGGACGTGATCGCGCGCGCGGCCGAGGGCGGCATGCGCGACGCCGAGTCGATGCTCGACCAGGTCGTTTCGTTCTGCGGCGAAAAGGTGACCGAGAAGGATGTGCTTTCCATTTTCGGGTTCGCCTCCGCCGCGCAGGTTGCAGAACTGGCCGGTCATGTGCTCTCGGGCGATGCTGCGGCTGCGCTCGATCTGGTGGCGGCACAGGCCGAAGAGGGCAAGGACTTGGGACGGCTACTCGCCGACCTCGTCGCGCTTTGCCGCGACTTGCTGGTCAGCGAAGTCACGGCGAAGGAGATGCCGGGGCGCCGCGGGGAGTTGCTCGCCCCGCTGCGCGGACGCTTTCCCGCCCGCAAGCTCACCGGGCTGCTGGAGATTTTTTCCGCCGCGGAGGCGGGACTGCGGTTTTCGCCCGACAAGAAACTTCCCCTCGAGCTTGCCGTGGTCAAAGGCATCCAGCTTCTGCATACGGCGGACTTGGATGAAGTGCTCGAAACGCTCGCCATTCTGCGCGGCGGGGCGCCCGCGCCTGCGGCCGCCACCCGCAAGGCAGCCGCGCCCGCACCTGCCAAACCCGCGGCGATCGCGAAACCCGAACCGGCTGCTCCGCAGTCGTCGCATCGTGCCGACCTCTCCGTGAAAGACGCGTGGGTCAAAGTGGTCGCGGAGATTTCCGCCCGGCACACCATCCGGAGCGCTTGGCTCGAGGAGGCCCAGGAAATTACCGAGGAAGACGGTGTGCTGCGCGTCATTTTTCCCGCCAGCGCCGCACGGCAGATCAAGGCGCCGTATGCCAAAGACCAGGCGCAACTCGTCTCGCAGCTCTGGGAAAAAAATACCGGGCGAAATGTTGTTTTCCGTCCGGAGGCGACCGGCGCAGACACGTTGAAGGCTGCGCCCGCCGCCGCAGCGTCTTCCGCGGACGATTTCGAAAACGATCCCGGGATCGAGGCTGCCATCGAGCTGTTCGGCGCAACTTTGGAAAAAGAGGAGTCTCAATGA
- a CDS encoding YbaB/EbfC family nucleoid-associated protein — protein MNIQKMMKEAQKMQERLAKAQSDLAAQSLQVSAGGGKVTVTANGSGDITGIKIAPEVVDPRDVEMLEDLVLSGVREAQEAARKLQADSMGKVTGGLGGLPGFGL, from the coding sequence ATGAACATACAGAAAATGATGAAAGAGGCGCAGAAGATGCAGGAACGTCTCGCCAAGGCGCAGAGCGATCTCGCCGCCCAATCCCTGCAGGTTTCCGCCGGCGGCGGCAAAGTCACGGTGACTGCCAACGGGTCCGGTGATATCACCGGCATCAAAATCGCCCCGGAGGTCGTCGATCCCCGGGATGTCGAAATGTTGGAGGATCTGGTGCTGTCCGGAGTGCGCGAGGCGCAGGAAGCGGCGCGCAAATTGCAGGCCGATTCGATGGGCAAGGTCACCGGTGGCCTCGGAGGTTTGCCCGGATTTGGGCTTTGA
- the nadA gene encoding quinolinate synthase NadA: MFLADEIRRLKKERNAVILAHNYQVAEIQELADHVGDSLGLSYRAAETDADVIAFCGVHFMGETAKIVNPGKTVVIPDLNAGCSLSDSCPADKLKAYLREHADKNYYVVAYINCSAGVKALSDVICTSGNAVKIVQSVPADRNILFVPDENLGSWVTEQTGRPMTLWKGNCYVHVEFTRQSIEKIRAEYPGAPVVAHPECTHAVRILADEVCSTEKMVGYCKNSPAEAFIIVTESGMLHRLKREIPGKTFIPGPTDHCACADCRYMKMNTLEKLRDCLRDLSPQIVIPEELRARAEVPIRRMLELSR, translated from the coding sequence ATGTTCCTGGCCGATGAGATCAGGCGCCTGAAAAAAGAGCGCAATGCCGTCATTCTCGCACACAACTACCAAGTCGCCGAGATCCAGGAACTCGCCGACCATGTGGGCGATTCGCTCGGTTTGAGCTATCGCGCAGCCGAGACCGATGCCGATGTGATAGCCTTCTGCGGCGTCCACTTCATGGGAGAGACGGCGAAAATCGTGAATCCCGGAAAAACGGTGGTCATTCCGGACCTCAACGCCGGCTGTTCGCTCAGCGACTCCTGCCCGGCGGACAAGCTCAAGGCTTACCTTCGCGAGCATGCGGACAAGAATTATTACGTCGTCGCTTACATCAATTGCTCGGCCGGGGTCAAAGCGCTCTCCGACGTGATTTGCACCAGCGGCAACGCGGTGAAAATCGTCCAGAGCGTGCCAGCGGACCGCAACATTCTCTTCGTGCCCGATGAGAATCTCGGGTCCTGGGTGACCGAGCAGACCGGTCGCCCCATGACGCTTTGGAAAGGCAACTGCTACGTGCATGTGGAATTCACGCGCCAAAGCATCGAAAAGATCCGCGCCGAATATCCGGGAGCACCCGTTGTCGCGCACCCCGAGTGCACGCACGCCGTGCGCATTCTCGCCGACGAGGTGTGTTCGACGGAAAAAATGGTCGGCTATTGCAAAAATTCGCCGGCCGAAGCGTTCATCATCGTCACCGAATCCGGGATGCTCCACCGGCTCAAGCGGGAGATTCCCGGCAAAACCTTTATTCCCGGTCCGACCGATCACTGTGCCTGCGCGGACTGCCGCTACATGAAAATGAACACGCTGGAGAAGTTGCGCGACTGCCTGCGCGACCTTTCTCCGCAAATTGTCATCCCCGAAGAACTGCGTGCGCGGGCCGAGGTGCCCATCCGGCGCATGCTGGAACTGAGCCGGTAG